A segment of the Streptomyces sp. XD-27 genome:
CGGCACGCGATCCTGCTCTCCGCGGACGGCATGCTCCGCAGCCACTCCGAGGGCATCGACCGGGACGAGGCCGAGCGCCAGGCCGCCGCCCTCTCCGGACTCCAGTCGATCAGCCGCAGCACCTCCGAGTTCTGCGACCACCAGGAGACGCCCTGGCGGCAGACGCTGGTGGAGTTCGCCGGCGGCTACGTCTTCCTCATCGCCGCCGGCCCCGGCGCCTACCTCGCCGTCTCCGCCACCGAGGACGTGGACATGGAGGCCGTCACCTACCGGATGCAGAAGCTGGTCGACCGGCTCGGCAAGGAACTGACCAGCCCGCCGCGGCAGGACACCGCCTGGCAGGGCATCGGCAGCCCGGCATGACCCCGCCGCGCAGGCGCGAGGAACGAGGGCTGGTCCGGCCGTACGTCGTCACCGACGGCCGCGCCCATCCGACCCGTAACACGTTCGACCTGGTCACGCTGGTGATGGCCTACGGAGACCGGCCGCTGGGCGGGCTCAGCCCCGAAAAGCGCAAGCTGATGGAGCTGTGCCTGGGCGGAGCGCTGTCCGTCGCCGAGATCGCCGGCCATCTGCGGCTGCCCGTCAGCGTCACCAAGGTCCTGCTCGGCGACCTCGTGGACAGCGGCCACATCACCACCCGGTCCCCCATCCCCTCGGCGCAACTGCCCGAGGCCCAGCTCCTTCAGGAGGTGCTCGATGGACTCCGCGCTCGCCTCTGACTCCGGCGTCTATCTGCGGCAGACGGTGCGGACGGCGGTCAAGCTCCTGGTCGTCGGGCACTTCGCGGTCGGCAAGACGACCTTCGTCGGCTCGCTCTCGGAGATCAAGCCGCTGCGTACCGAGGAGACGATGACGCAGGCCGGCGCGCTCGTCGACGACCTCGCCGGCATCAAGGACAAGACGACCACCACGGTCGCCATGGACTTCGGCCGGCTCACCCTCAGCGACTCACTCGTGCTGTACCTGTTCGGCGCCCCCGGACAGCAGCGCTTCACCCGGCTGTGGCAGGACATGACCCGCGGCGCGCTGGGGGCCCTGGTCCTCGCCGACACCCGCCGCCTGGAGCAGTCCTTCGACGTCATGGGCCTGCTGGAGGAGCACGGACTGCCCTACGCCGTCGCCGTCAACCACTTCGACGGCGCGCCGGCCCACTCCGAGGCCGAGATCCGCGAGGCCCTCGACCTGCTCCCGGAGACCCCGCTGGTCACCTGCGACGCCCGCGACCGGGTCTCCTCCACCCAGGCGCTGATCTCCCTCGTCCAGTACCTGCACGCCCGTACCACCCAGGAGCCCGTGTGACCTTCACCCCCGACACCGGTGCCGTGCCGCCCCCCGGCTGCCCCGCGCACACCGGTGGCACCGGCCACGCCGCGCGCGAGCCGTTGTACGGACCCGAGTTCGCCGCCGACCCGCACGCCGTCTACGCCCGGCTGCGGCAGTACGGGCCGACCGCGCCGGTCGAACTCGCCCCCGGCGTGCACGCCACGCTGGTGACCAGCTACCAGGCCGCCCTCGAAGTGCTGCGCAGCCCCGAGAAGTTCGCCAAGGACGCCCGGCGCTGGAAGGCGCTGGCCGACGGCCGGGTCGCCCCGGACAACCCGGTCGTGCCGATGATGCACTACCGCCCCAACTGCCTGTTCAACGACGGCGAGACGCACGCCAGGCTGCGCCAGCCGGTCACCGACAGCCTGGACCGGGTCGACCCCAGCGCCCTGCGCGGCTACGTCGAGCGCAGCGCCGACACCCTCATCGACCGGTTCGCGCCCAACGGGGAGGCGGACCTGCTCGGCGACTACGCGAAGGTCCTGCCGCTCCAGGTCTTCCAGCAGCTCTTCGGCTGCCCGCCCGCGCTCGGCGAGCGGCTGGTCAAGGGCATGTCGGGGATCTTCGACGGGATCGACGCCGAGCGGGCCAACGCGCTGCTCACCGAGACGTGCGTCGAGCTGATCTCGCTCAAGCGCAGGCAGCCGGGCGCCGACATCACCTCCTGGATGCTGGCCCACCCGGTGCGGCTGACCGACGAGGAGATGATCCACCAGCTCATCGTCCTCATGGGCGCCGGAACCGAGCCCCAGCAGAACCTGATCACCAACGCGCTGCGGCTGCTGCTCTCCGACGACCGCTTCGCGGGCGACCTGTCCGGCGGCAGCCTGCCGGTCGAGGACGCGCTGGACGAGGTGCTGTGGCTGGACCCGCCGATGGCCAACTACGCCATCCACTACCCCGTGCACGACCTGGACTTCGGGGGCGTACGGCTGCTGGAGGGCGAGCCGGTCGTGATCAGCCTCGCCGCCGCCAACAACGACCCGGCCCTCGCCTCCGACCACCGCGCGGGCAACCGCGCCCACCTGGCCTGGAGCGCCGGTCCGCACACCTGCCCCGGCAAGGACGCCGCCCGGCTGATCGCCGCCGTCGCGGTGGAGAAGCTGCTGGACCGCATCCCCGACATCGAGCTCGCCGTCCCGGCAGACCAGTTGGTCTGGCGGCCCGGCCCCTTCGCCCGCGCGCTCGCCGCGCTGCCGGTCCGCTTCCCCCCGGTTCCCCTCACCGTGACGACGCCGCTGCCGACGCAGGCGCCGGCACCCGAGGCCGTACCCGCGCGTGACCACATCGACCCCACACCTGGAGACAGCCGATGGAACGCCAGTCCAGCCAGTCAGGCCCCGTCAGTCAGTCAGCTCCCGTCGCCCCGTCAGGCCCCGTCGTCATCGATCCCACAGGGCGCGACATCCACGCCGAGGGAGCCCGGATCCGCGCCCAGGGGTCGGCGACGCCCGTGGAGCTCCCTGGCGGCGTGGTGGCGTGGGCGATAACCCGCCAGTCACTGCTGAAGGAACTCCTCACCGACCCGCGCGTCTCCAAGGACCCGCGCCAGCACTGGCCCACCTGGATCAACGGCGAGGTCTCGCCCGAGTGGCCGCTGTTCACCTGGGTCGCCGTGCAGAACATGTTCACCGCGTACGGCCCCGACCACAGGCGGCTGCGCACCCTGGTCGCCAAGGCGTTCACCGCCCGCCGCACCGCCGCCCTGCGGCCCCGTATCGAGGAGATGACCGCCGAGCTGCTCGACACCCTGGCGGCCACCCCGCCCGGTGAGGCGGCGGACCTGCGCGAGGGATACGCGTACCCCATCCCGATCCAGGTCATCTGCGAGCTGTTCGGCATCGACGACCAGGAGACCCGGGAGGGGCTGCGGCGCTGCGTCGACAGCATCTTCCACACCTCCGCCGATCCGGAGGAGGTCACCCGCACCTACGAGCAGATGTACGTCGTCATCGGCGGCCTGATCGCCCACAAGCGCGAGCACCCGGGCGACGACCTCACCAGCGGGCTGATCGCGGCCCGCGACGAGGACGGCGACTCCCGGCTCACCGAGCAGGAGCTGGCCGACACCCTGCTCCTGCTGATCAGCGCCGGCCACGAGACCACCGTCAACCTGCTCGACAACGCCATCCACGCCCTGCTCACCCACCCCGACCAGCTGGAACTCGTCCGGTCCGGGCAGGCGAGCTGGGACGATGTGATCGACGAGACACTGCGCGTCCAGGCGCCGGTGGCCAACCTGCCGCTGCGCTACGCCGTGGAGGACATCGAGCTCGACGGGGGTGTGGTGCTGGGCAAGGGCGACGCGATCGTCGCCGCCTACGCCGCCGCGGGCCGCGACCCGGAGCTGCACGGCGAGGACGCCGACCGCTTCGACCTCACCCGCAAGCTCAAGGACCACCTGGCCTTCGGGCACGGGGTGCACTACTGCCTGGGGGCGCCGCTGGCCAGGCTGGAGGCACAGATCGCGCTCCCGGCGCTGTTCGAGCGGTTCCCGGCGCTGGAGCTGGCGGCCCCGCCGGAGGGGCTGGCCCCGGTGGAGTCGTTCATCTCCAACGGACACCGCGCGCTGCCGGCCCGGCTGAGCTGACCGGGCACCGACCGCGGCCCTGATCGAGGCTCCCGCCCGTCGCCCGCGCGGGCGACGGGCGGACCTCGTTTGACGGCGGGTCTTGACGACCGCTTAACATCCTCTCTTGTGTCCAAACTGACCGACGTACCGAAACGGATTCTGATCGGCCGGGCGCTGCGCAGCGACAAGCTGGGAGAAACGCTCCTCCCCAAGCGCATCGCCCTCCCGGTCTTCGCGTCCGACCCACTGTCCTCCGTGGCGTACGCGCCGGGCGAGGTGCTCCTCGTCCTGTCCGTGGCGGGTGTGTCGGCCTACAGCTACAGCCCCTGGATCACCCTCGCCATCGTGGCGCTGATGGTCACCGTCGTCGCCTCCTACCGGCAGACGGTCCACGCCTACCCGGGCGGCGGTGGCGCCTACGAGGTCGCCACCAAGAACCTGGGCCAGCGGGCGGGGCTCACGGTGGCCAGCGCCCTGCTGGTCGACTACGTCCTCACCGTCGCGGTATCCGTGGCCTCCGGCGTGGAGAACCTCGGCTCGGCGTGGGACTTCGCCGCCGAGAACAAGGTGACCTGCGCGCTGGTCATCATCGGCCTGCTGATGCTGATGAACCTGCGCGGGGTGAAGGAGTCGGGCTCGCTCTTCGCGATCCCGACGTACATATTCGTCGTCGGCGTGCTGGGTACGGTCGCCTGGGGCGCCTTCCGGGGACTGGTCCTCGGGGACACCATGCGCGCGCCCACCGCCGAGCTGGAGATCCACGCGGAGCACGCCGGCCTGGCCGGCCTCGCGCTGGTCTTCCTGCTGCTGCGCGCCTTCTCCTCCGGGTGTGCGGCGCTCACCGGCGTCGAGGCGATCAGCAACGGCGTCCCGGCCTTCCGCAAGCCCAAGAGCAAGAACGCCGCCGCCACGCTGTGGCTGATGGGCGTCCTGGCCATCTCGATGTTCGTCGGCATCATCGCGCTGGCCATGACGACCAAGGTGCGCATGGCCGAGGACCCGGCCACGCAGCTGCTCCGCGACGGCAAGCCGGTCGGCGAGGACTTCACCCAGGACCCGGTGATCGCCCAGGTGGCGGCCGCGGTCTTCGGCGACGGCTCGATCGCCTTCGTGGTGCTCGCCGCCGCCACGGCCCTGGTGCTCTTCCTGGCCGCGAACACCGCCTACAACGGCTTCCCGGTCCTCGGCTCGATCCTCGCCCAGGACCGCTTCCTGCCGCGCCAGCTGCACACCCGCGGCGACCGGCTCGCGTTCAGCAACGGCATCGTGCTCCTCGCCCTGCTGGCGGGCGGGCTCGTCTACGCCTTCGGGGCCGACTCCACCAAGCTGATCCAGCTCTACATCGTCGGCGTCTTCGTGTCCTTCACCGGTAGCCAGACCGGCATGGTCAGGCACTGGAACCGGCACCTGGCCGCCGAGTCCGACCCGGCCGCGCGCCGCCGGATGGTGCGCGCCCGCGGCATCAACGCCTTCGGCGCCGTCTTCTCGGCGCTGGTCCTGGTCGTCGTCCTGCTCACCAAGTTCACCCACGGGGCCTGGGTCGCGCTCGTCGGCATGGTCATGTTCTACGGCGTGATGACCGCGATCCGCGGCCACTACGACGGCGTCGCCGACGAGCTGGCGGCCGACGACGCCCCCTACGACGACGCCGTACGCCCCTCGCGGGTGCACGCCATCGTCCTCGTATCCAAGATCCACAAGCCGACGCTGCGCGCGCTGGCCTACGCCAAGCTCATGCGCGCCGACAAGCTGGAGGCGCTCAGCGTCGGCGTCGACCCGACCGAGACCAAGTCCCTGCGGACCGAGTGGCACGAGCGCGGCATCGACGTCCCGCTGAAGGTCCTCGACTCGCCCTACCGCGAGATCACCCGGCCGGTCGTCGACTACGTCAAGGGACTGCGGCGGGAGAGCCCGCGCGACGTGGTCAGCATCTACATCCCCGAATACGTGGTCGGCCACTGGTACGAACACCTGCTGCACAACCAGAGCGCCTTGCGCCTCAAGGGCCGGCTGCTGTTCACGCCGGGCGTGATGGTGACGTCGGTGCCCTGGCAGCTGGACTCCTCCGAACAGGCGAGGAGGCGGGCCCGCAAGCGGGCGGAGTGGAACGCGCCGGGCTCGGTGCGACGCGGCCCGGTGCCGCAGCCCAAGGGCGAG
Coding sequences within it:
- a CDS encoding roadblock/LC7 domain-containing protein translates to MNDHMNNELGWMLDEVVRMPEARHAILLSADGMLRSHSEGIDRDEAERQAAALSGLQSISRSTSEFCDHQETPWRQTLVEFAGGYVFLIAAGPGAYLAVSATEDVDMEAVTYRMQKLVDRLGKELTSPPRQDTAWQGIGSPA
- a CDS encoding DUF742 domain-containing protein, with the protein product MTPPRRREERGLVRPYVVTDGRAHPTRNTFDLVTLVMAYGDRPLGGLSPEKRKLMELCLGGALSVAEIAGHLRLPVSVTKVLLGDLVDSGHITTRSPIPSAQLPEAQLLQEVLDGLRARL
- a CDS encoding ATP/GTP-binding protein, coding for MDSALASDSGVYLRQTVRTAVKLLVVGHFAVGKTTFVGSLSEIKPLRTEETMTQAGALVDDLAGIKDKTTTTVAMDFGRLTLSDSLVLYLFGAPGQQRFTRLWQDMTRGALGALVLADTRRLEQSFDVMGLLEEHGLPYAVAVNHFDGAPAHSEAEIREALDLLPETPLVTCDARDRVSSTQALISLVQYLHARTTQEPV
- a CDS encoding cytochrome P450, which gives rise to MPPPGCPAHTGGTGHAAREPLYGPEFAADPHAVYARLRQYGPTAPVELAPGVHATLVTSYQAALEVLRSPEKFAKDARRWKALADGRVAPDNPVVPMMHYRPNCLFNDGETHARLRQPVTDSLDRVDPSALRGYVERSADTLIDRFAPNGEADLLGDYAKVLPLQVFQQLFGCPPALGERLVKGMSGIFDGIDAERANALLTETCVELISLKRRQPGADITSWMLAHPVRLTDEEMIHQLIVLMGAGTEPQQNLITNALRLLLSDDRFAGDLSGGSLPVEDALDEVLWLDPPMANYAIHYPVHDLDFGGVRLLEGEPVVISLAAANNDPALASDHRAGNRAHLAWSAGPHTCPGKDAARLIAAVAVEKLLDRIPDIELAVPADQLVWRPGPFARALAALPVRFPPVPLTVTTPLPTQAPAPEAVPARDHIDPTPGDSRWNASPASQAPSVSQLPSPRQAPSSSIPQGATSTPREPGSAPRGRRRPWSSLAAWWRGR
- a CDS encoding cytochrome P450; its protein translation is MELPGGVVAWAITRQSLLKELLTDPRVSKDPRQHWPTWINGEVSPEWPLFTWVAVQNMFTAYGPDHRRLRTLVAKAFTARRTAALRPRIEEMTAELLDTLAATPPGEAADLREGYAYPIPIQVICELFGIDDQETREGLRRCVDSIFHTSADPEEVTRTYEQMYVVIGGLIAHKREHPGDDLTSGLIAARDEDGDSRLTEQELADTLLLLISAGHETTVNLLDNAIHALLTHPDQLELVRSGQASWDDVIDETLRVQAPVANLPLRYAVEDIELDGGVVLGKGDAIVAAYAAAGRDPELHGEDADRFDLTRKLKDHLAFGHGVHYCLGAPLARLEAQIALPALFERFPALELAAPPEGLAPVESFISNGHRALPARLS
- a CDS encoding APC family permease, with amino-acid sequence MSKLTDVPKRILIGRALRSDKLGETLLPKRIALPVFASDPLSSVAYAPGEVLLVLSVAGVSAYSYSPWITLAIVALMVTVVASYRQTVHAYPGGGGAYEVATKNLGQRAGLTVASALLVDYVLTVAVSVASGVENLGSAWDFAAENKVTCALVIIGLLMLMNLRGVKESGSLFAIPTYIFVVGVLGTVAWGAFRGLVLGDTMRAPTAELEIHAEHAGLAGLALVFLLLRAFSSGCAALTGVEAISNGVPAFRKPKSKNAAATLWLMGVLAISMFVGIIALAMTTKVRMAEDPATQLLRDGKPVGEDFTQDPVIAQVAAAVFGDGSIAFVVLAAATALVLFLAANTAYNGFPVLGSILAQDRFLPRQLHTRGDRLAFSNGIVLLALLAGGLVYAFGADSTKLIQLYIVGVFVSFTGSQTGMVRHWNRHLAAESDPAARRRMVRARGINAFGAVFSALVLVVVLLTKFTHGAWVALVGMVMFYGVMTAIRGHYDGVADELAADDAPYDDAVRPSRVHAIVLVSKIHKPTLRALAYAKLMRADKLEALSVGVDPTETKSLRTEWHERGIDVPLKVLDSPYREITRPVVDYVKGLRRESPRDVVSIYIPEYVVGHWYEHLLHNQSALRLKGRLLFTPGVMVTSVPWQLDSSEQARRRARKRAEWNAPGSVRRGPVPQPKGEKPAAKPTGEAAAKK